The following are encoded in a window of Jeotgalibacillus aurantiacus genomic DNA:
- a CDS encoding acyl-CoA dehydrogenase family protein, with protein sequence MYDFAKTEDQKKLLAELQSLTKAFREREPQLDQQGAYPEENMKDLIKMGYSILTLPEEFGGQGKGLYDYVLGQEAIAKGSGATALSMGWHTGALLEYSEKRHWKKEASDFILPKIKDGALINTAATEKGAGSPMRGALPKTTAFQGQDGWRITGEKSYTSLAPMIDYFFITAVIEGTEEVATFIVPSNVEGVSIRQTWDSIGMHGTASHDLVLENVRIPAEAMLKDGKSDSQKPLPPGWLLHIPACYIGIAGAALEEASHFVSDYEPASLGKPVGSLPTVQEKLGDLQIKLMSARQVLYHTASAYEEASDKEDVRALLQSAKVTVTNAAVDIVEKAMRIVGPQSMSASNPMQRYYRDVRMGLHNPPMEDMVKATFGKRLVEES encoded by the coding sequence GTGTACGATTTTGCCAAAACAGAAGATCAAAAAAAACTGCTTGCTGAGCTGCAGTCATTAACTAAAGCATTTAGAGAAAGAGAACCTCAACTTGATCAGCAGGGTGCCTATCCTGAGGAAAATATGAAAGACCTGATCAAAATGGGATACTCGATTCTGACGCTGCCTGAAGAGTTTGGCGGGCAGGGAAAAGGCTTGTATGATTACGTGCTCGGTCAGGAAGCGATCGCAAAGGGCAGTGGTGCCACCGCACTTTCAATGGGCTGGCACACTGGGGCCCTGCTTGAATATAGTGAAAAGCGTCACTGGAAAAAAGAAGCATCTGATTTTATCTTACCTAAAATCAAAGATGGGGCGCTGATCAATACAGCGGCGACTGAAAAAGGAGCCGGCAGTCCGATGAGGGGGGCGCTTCCGAAGACGACAGCTTTTCAGGGTCAGGATGGCTGGCGCATTACAGGGGAGAAATCATACACATCCCTTGCACCAATGATCGATTATTTCTTTATTACCGCAGTGATTGAGGGAACGGAAGAAGTGGCCACTTTTATTGTTCCATCAAATGTTGAGGGTGTTTCTATTCGTCAAACGTGGGACAGCATTGGGATGCATGGTACTGCGAGTCATGATCTTGTACTTGAGAATGTGCGTATTCCAGCTGAAGCCATGCTGAAAGATGGAAAATCAGATAGTCAAAAACCGCTGCCTCCAGGCTGGCTCCTTCATATTCCGGCATGTTACATCGGGATTGCAGGAGCTGCACTGGAAGAAGCTTCGCATTTTGTCTCTGACTATGAGCCGGCTTCTTTAGGAAAACCAGTCGGAAGTCTGCCGACCGTTCAGGAAAAGCTTGGCGATCTGCAAATAAAGCTAATGAGTGCCAGACAGGTGCTTTATCATACAGCAAGTGCTTATGAAGAAGCTTCAGACAAAGAAGACGTGCGGGCACTGCTTCAGTCTGCAAAAGTCACGGTGACCAATGCAGCGGTAGACATTGTGGAGAAAGCAATGAGAATAGTTGGGCCACAGAGTATGTCAGCCTCCAATCCGATGCAGCGTTACTATCGCGATGTCCGTATGGGGCTGCACAATCCGCCGATGGAGGATATGGTGAAAGCGACTTTTGGGAAGCGGCTTGTGGAGGAATCGTGA
- a CDS encoding YczE/YyaS/YitT family protein — MLRSLIFRWSFFLVGLVILALGATLSIKAQVLGIAPWDVLHVGLFYQLGLTIGTWAIIVGALIIAGTAMVLKQWPKIGAILNMLLVGVFIDIFNWLLPNPETFAGAVLLLLLGVVVMGYGVGIYVSANLGAGPRDTVMMIIHEKTGWKISTVRRGIELIVLAGGWFLGGPVGIGTVIIALFTGTIVNVSLPQSTILLNKLIERGSKAVHAS, encoded by the coding sequence GTGTTGAGAAGTCTTATTTTTCGCTGGAGTTTCTTTCTGGTTGGACTGGTGATTTTGGCGCTGGGTGCTACATTATCCATTAAGGCACAGGTGCTTGGTATAGCGCCGTGGGATGTCCTGCATGTCGGGCTGTTTTACCAGCTGGGTCTGACGATCGGGACATGGGCCATTATTGTAGGTGCACTGATTATCGCTGGAACCGCCATGGTGTTGAAGCAGTGGCCGAAAATCGGCGCGATTTTAAATATGCTGCTTGTTGGTGTTTTTATTGATATTTTTAACTGGCTGCTTCCAAATCCCGAAACATTCGCAGGCGCCGTTCTCTTATTATTGCTTGGCGTTGTGGTAATGGGATATGGAGTGGGAATTTATGTGTCGGCAAACCTTGGTGCAGGTCCGCGGGATACCGTTATGATGATTATTCATGAAAAAACAGGCTGGAAGATTTCCACCGTGAGACGCGGGATCGAACTGATCGTGCTGGCTGGCGGTTGGTTCCTTGGAGGACCTGTAGGGATTGGAACGGTGATCATCGCCTTATTTACGGGGACGATCGTAAATGTTTCGCTGCCACAAAGCACCATTCTTCTGAATAAGCTGATTGAAAGAGGCTCGAAAGCGGTTCATGCATCATAG
- a CDS encoding general stress protein, which yields MSLFYKEFTNDEEVVNAVSSIKAKGVNEDTIYVITHDDDRTNRIADNADANTVGAAETGFGTAAKNVFRKDGDKLRSQFQELGFTEAEAETMEEKLDEGKVFVVVKDAPAGFVI from the coding sequence ATGAGTTTATTTTACAAAGAGTTTACAAATGATGAAGAGGTAGTAAACGCAGTTAGCTCCATTAAAGCAAAAGGTGTAAACGAAGATACGATTTATGTCATTACACATGATGATGACCGAACAAACCGGATCGCTGATAATGCAGATGCCAACACAGTAGGCGCTGCAGAAACAGGCTTTGGTACAGCAGCTAAAAATGTATTCCGAAAAGATGGGGATAAGCTTCGCTCTCAGTTTCAGGAGCTTGGGTTCACAGAAGCGGAAGCAGAAACAATGGAAGAAAAACTCGATGAAGGCAAAGTGTTCGTCGTAGTGAAGGACGCACCAGCCGGATTTGTCATTTAA
- the ybaK gene encoding Cys-tRNA(Pro) deacylase: MAKGKTNAMRLLDAADISYQTFEYDTKDGLTDGISAAEKIGRSREEVYKTLVTQGTSKQHYVFVIPVDQELNLKKAAAAAKEKKVEMIPMKTLQPLTGYIKGGCSPIGMKKKFPTFLHESARTRDTVIVSAGQIGKQIEIKPADLCQVTGGEIADLV, from the coding sequence ATGGCAAAAGGGAAAACGAATGCAATGCGCCTGCTTGATGCAGCAGATATTTCTTATCAGACATTTGAATACGATACAAAGGACGGATTAACCGATGGCATTTCAGCTGCCGAAAAAATCGGACGCAGCCGTGAGGAAGTGTATAAAACGCTGGTGACACAGGGGACATCAAAACAGCACTACGTCTTTGTTATTCCCGTTGACCAGGAATTAAATCTCAAAAAAGCGGCTGCGGCAGCTAAAGAAAAGAAGGTTGAGATGATCCCGATGAAAACACTTCAGCCACTGACGGGTTACATAAAAGGCGGCTGTTCTCCAATCGGGATGAAAAAGAAGTTCCCTACTTTTTTGCATGAATCCGCAAGAACGAGAGATACCGTGATTGTCAGTGCCGGACAAATCGGTAAACAAATTGAAATAAAACCCGCCGACCTTTGTCAGGTCACTGGCGGTGAGATCGCGGACCTCGTATAA
- a CDS encoding MFS transporter translates to MTPVEVPDSQKKKLTFLICLILSFTVMNGTMFNVAVPDISADFDLSPSQVSWVLTGYILVFAIGSLMYGKLADLFAIRTLFTVGIALFAFGSLLGFLSPNYTTLIIARIFQAMGGASIPALSFIIPARFMPSSRGKVFGYVASTVAFASGIGPILGGFIGGVLDWRFLFILSMMSALSIPLFRKWLPEEERRPGSVDIPGAFLIAVTVASLLMFITSLTTWILAITVVAGGLFVWWTMKAKNPFIQPSILKNKRYTITVFTSFFGTSCLFGLIFIIPIMLRDLNAISTIGIGLVLFPGAIISGILGQYGGRVIDQRGGVPVVITALLLIASGCFLISTFAGNAAWIISICMLVAYLGFPLVQSSTADILSSVLTPEQNGVGIGLFNLLNFMGGAFSSAIFGAVLEIEGVTLQLNPLSGEGTNLIYSNVFITLTVLAAGAVTFFAIYYKKASAEFDAAN, encoded by the coding sequence ATGACTCCGGTAGAAGTTCCTGATAGTCAGAAAAAAAAGCTGACTTTTTTAATATGTTTAATTTTATCCTTTACGGTTATGAACGGCACGATGTTTAACGTGGCTGTTCCTGATATATCGGCAGACTTTGATCTGTCACCGTCCCAGGTCAGCTGGGTACTGACAGGATATATTCTGGTATTTGCAATCGGTTCATTAATGTATGGAAAATTGGCTGATCTGTTTGCGATCCGGACGCTCTTTACAGTCGGCATTGCGCTTTTTGCATTCGGTTCACTGCTCGGATTTCTCTCTCCGAACTACACAACCCTCATTATCGCACGTATATTCCAGGCGATGGGCGGCGCAAGTATCCCGGCACTTTCCTTTATTATTCCGGCGAGGTTCATGCCCTCAAGCCGTGGAAAGGTTTTTGGCTATGTTGCCTCAACCGTTGCATTCGCTTCCGGAATCGGACCGATTTTAGGCGGTTTTATTGGCGGCGTTCTGGATTGGCGATTCCTGTTCATTCTGTCGATGATGTCTGCCTTATCGATTCCTCTTTTCAGAAAATGGCTTCCTGAAGAGGAACGCAGACCGGGCAGCGTAGACATCCCGGGTGCATTTTTGATTGCTGTGACGGTAGCCAGTCTGCTGATGTTTATCACGTCCCTGACAACGTGGATTCTCGCCATTACTGTTGTGGCCGGCGGTTTATTTGTCTGGTGGACGATGAAAGCAAAAAATCCGTTTATTCAGCCATCTATTCTAAAAAACAAGCGTTACACCATCACGGTATTCACCAGCTTTTTCGGGACGTCCTGCCTGTTCGGACTGATTTTTATCATTCCGATCATGCTGCGTGATCTCAATGCGATCTCGACGATTGGCATTGGTCTCGTATTGTTTCCCGGTGCCATTATTTCAGGGATTTTAGGTCAGTATGGCGGACGCGTCATTGATCAGCGCGGCGGCGTACCCGTTGTGATCACTGCCTTGCTGTTGATTGCCTCTGGGTGTTTCCTGATTTCAACGTTCGCAGGGAATGCTGCCTGGATCATCTCGATCTGCATGCTTGTCGCTTACCTTGGCTTCCCTCTTGTGCAAAGCTCGACGGCGGATATTCTGTCATCTGTTTTGACACCTGAGCAAAATGGTGTTGGGATTGGGTTGTTTAATCTGCTGAACTTTATGGGCGGGGCCTTTTCGAGTGCGATTTTCGGTGCTGTTCTGGAGATTGAGGGTGTGACACTTCAGCTGAATCCATTATCAGGTGAAGGAACGAATTTGATTTACAGTAATGTGTTTATTACGCTGACTGTGTTGGCGGCTGGTGCTGTGACGTTTTTTGCGATTTATTATAAGAAAGCGTCGGCGGAGTTTGATGCTGCTAATTGA
- a CDS encoding DNA topoisomerase III, producing MKKTVVLAEKPSVGRDIARVLNCHKKGNGYLEGDQYIVTWALGHLVTHADPENYGDQYQSWKLEDLPILPDPMKLVVIKKTGKQFQAVKSQLTRGDVGQIVIATDAGREGELVARWIIEKARVNKPVKRLWISSVTDKAIREGFKNLKDGKQYESLYASAVARAEADWIVGINATRALTTKFNAQLSSGRVQTPTIAMIAMREEEIRQFKPKTYYGLQARLDGFQLKWADEKGQSSTFDEHKVDALLAKLKDSAALIKDVKKTPKKMYAKPLYDLTELQRDAHKRYGFSAKETLSTLQKLYEQHKLVTYPRTDSRYLSSDLTETLADRLKGMKVNPYAQHVVKLLRKPIKANSRFINDAKVSDHHAIIPTEETLRPEKLNDKEWKIYDLIAERFLSVLMPAYEYEQTVITADIAGETFIAKGNIPISLGFKELDQREEEGVAGALPPVEKGSKWTVQNLAKTTGETQPPARFNEATLLSAMENPKAFMSGEKKELVQTLGETGGLGTVATRADIIEKLFNSFLIEKRGNDIFLTSKGRQLLDLVPDELRSPALTAQWEQKLSAIADGKLKQQEFMKEMTQFSKDVVRSIKNSKAQYKHDNMTGTHCPDCGKLMLEVNGKKGKMLVCQDRECGHRKNVAKKTNARCPNCKKKMDLRGEGEAQTFSCVCGYREKMDAFHKRRKQNTQNKAGKRDVANYMKKQNKEEEPINSALADALKNLKL from the coding sequence ATGAAAAAAACAGTGGTGTTAGCAGAAAAACCTTCCGTTGGCCGTGATATTGCACGCGTGCTGAATTGTCACAAAAAAGGCAACGGCTATCTCGAAGGTGATCAATATATCGTCACATGGGCGCTCGGTCATTTAGTGACACACGCTGATCCCGAGAACTACGGAGATCAGTATCAATCGTGGAAACTGGAAGACCTGCCAATTTTACCGGATCCAATGAAGCTCGTCGTGATTAAAAAGACAGGCAAGCAATTTCAGGCCGTTAAAAGCCAGTTAACCCGAGGAGACGTTGGTCAGATCGTCATTGCAACGGATGCCGGGCGCGAAGGGGAGCTTGTTGCACGATGGATTATTGAAAAAGCAAGGGTGAACAAGCCGGTGAAGCGTCTCTGGATATCATCTGTAACAGATAAAGCGATCCGTGAAGGCTTTAAAAACCTGAAGGATGGAAAACAATACGAATCATTATATGCGTCTGCCGTTGCCCGCGCAGAAGCGGACTGGATCGTTGGGATTAATGCAACCCGCGCGCTCACAACGAAATTTAATGCACAGCTGTCATCCGGCCGTGTGCAAACACCAACAATCGCAATGATTGCTATGAGAGAAGAAGAAATCCGCCAATTTAAACCGAAGACGTATTACGGATTACAGGCACGGCTTGATGGTTTTCAGCTGAAATGGGCAGATGAGAAGGGACAATCATCCACCTTCGACGAACATAAAGTGGATGCTCTTTTAGCGAAGCTGAAAGACAGCGCAGCCCTGATTAAGGACGTAAAGAAAACACCGAAAAAAATGTATGCAAAACCTTTATATGATTTGACAGAGCTGCAGCGTGATGCGCACAAACGCTATGGATTCTCAGCAAAAGAAACGCTGTCAACGCTGCAAAAGCTGTATGAACAGCACAAGCTCGTGACGTATCCACGTACTGATTCGCGCTATTTATCATCGGATCTGACAGAAACACTTGCTGACCGTTTAAAAGGAATGAAAGTAAATCCATACGCCCAACACGTAGTGAAGCTGTTGCGGAAGCCGATCAAGGCAAACAGCCGTTTCATTAACGATGCAAAGGTGTCAGATCACCATGCGATCATCCCAACTGAAGAAACATTGCGCCCTGAAAAGCTGAACGATAAGGAATGGAAAATCTATGACCTGATTGCAGAGCGCTTTTTATCCGTCCTGATGCCTGCGTATGAATACGAGCAGACAGTCATTACAGCAGATATCGCAGGCGAAACCTTTATTGCAAAAGGCAATATCCCAATCTCCCTCGGTTTTAAGGAATTGGATCAACGTGAGGAAGAAGGGGTTGCAGGAGCACTTCCACCAGTCGAAAAAGGTAGTAAATGGACGGTGCAGAATCTAGCGAAAACAACGGGCGAAACCCAGCCGCCTGCCCGCTTTAACGAGGCAACCCTGCTTTCAGCAATGGAAAATCCAAAAGCTTTCATGTCCGGTGAAAAAAAGGAACTCGTCCAGACACTTGGTGAAACAGGCGGCCTCGGAACTGTAGCAACTCGCGCAGACATTATTGAAAAGCTCTTCAACAGCTTTTTAATTGAAAAGCGTGGCAACGATATTTTCCTGACGTCAAAAGGCCGTCAGCTGCTGGATCTTGTGCCGGATGAGCTCCGTTCACCAGCCCTGACTGCACAATGGGAGCAGAAGCTTTCAGCCATTGCAGATGGCAAGCTTAAGCAGCAGGAATTCATGAAAGAAATGACTCAGTTTTCCAAGGATGTTGTGCGCTCGATTAAAAACAGCAAAGCGCAATATAAGCACGACAACATGACAGGAACCCACTGTCCGGACTGCGGCAAACTCATGCTTGAGGTCAACGGGAAAAAAGGTAAAATGCTCGTCTGCCAGGACCGTGAATGCGGACACCGTAAAAACGTCGCAAAGAAAACCAACGCCCGCTGCCCGAACTGTAAAAAGAAAATGGACCTGCGAGGAGAAGGAGAAGCACAAACCTTTAGCTGCGTCTGCGGCTACCGCGAAAAAATGGACGCCTTCCATAAACGCCGCAAACAAAACACCCAAAACAAAGCCGGAAAACGCGACGTTGCAAACTACATGAAAAAGCAAAACAAAGAAGAAGAACCAATCAACTCAGCACTCGCTGATGCATTGAAAAACCTTAAATTGTAA
- a CDS encoding cation:proton antiporter, with amino-acid sequence MFNSLLFTAMLVIFLGILSQWLSWRIRLPAIVVMSVAGIIVGPVLGFINPEQEFGDLYGPIISMAVAIILFEGSLQLDFREIKDLGKPVFRIVTFGALIAWILGSLTAHYIAGLSLPVAFVIGGLFIVTGPTVILPLLRQAKLKPRPAKILKWEGIIVDPFGVLVALFAFQIIQYFIEESFTLINLLLFFGAAAFATVLGWGLGKGMGTMFEKGYIPEFLKSPVLFAVVLLCFSVADEVMHETGLLSVTAMGMTMANMHISSIGDMRHFKENISVLLISTIFIMLTASLQVETLLEIFNPAIIGYVLLMLFVVRPLSIWLSTIGTDLSIQERLLVGWIAPRGIVALTVSGYFASVLLETGFEDAEILTALTFALVFATVCAHGFSIGFVARKLKLSNDDGPGVIVVGGNAFTRGLAEALHEMKVPVMLVDSTWRNLSAARQRGVPTFHGEILSEQTEYSLDMTPYESIIAATQLDSYNALVCSTFTPSIGRKHLFQVSMEQNHDADLAGLKYTVGGRILFREEATLQELNRRVESGHVFRKTQITEQYTYEKYKEDISEDDLLIGVLNKSGHFEPFVKDWDVAINAGDTLIRLSSASKDVEKVKQKLNGEK; translated from the coding sequence TTGTTTAATTCATTATTGTTTACAGCCATGCTCGTGATCTTTTTGGGAATCCTTTCTCAATGGTTGTCATGGAGAATTCGTCTCCCGGCCATCGTTGTTATGTCGGTAGCAGGAATTATTGTTGGACCGGTTCTCGGGTTCATTAACCCTGAGCAGGAATTTGGAGATTTATATGGACCGATTATTTCAATGGCCGTTGCAATAATCCTTTTTGAAGGAAGCCTGCAGCTGGATTTTCGTGAAATAAAGGATCTTGGAAAACCGGTTTTCAGAATCGTCACGTTCGGGGCACTGATCGCCTGGATTCTAGGATCGCTGACCGCGCATTACATAGCAGGCTTATCTTTGCCGGTCGCTTTTGTTATTGGCGGACTTTTCATTGTAACAGGTCCTACTGTTATCCTTCCTTTATTAAGACAGGCAAAGCTCAAACCGAGGCCAGCTAAAATACTGAAATGGGAAGGAATTATCGTTGATCCGTTTGGTGTTCTGGTTGCCCTTTTTGCCTTTCAAATCATTCAATACTTCATTGAAGAGTCCTTTACACTGATCAATCTGCTTCTCTTCTTTGGTGCAGCAGCCTTTGCCACTGTTCTTGGATGGGGACTCGGTAAAGGGATGGGAACGATGTTTGAAAAAGGGTATATACCCGAGTTTCTTAAATCACCTGTCCTTTTCGCAGTTGTGTTACTCTGTTTCTCTGTAGCAGATGAAGTCATGCATGAAACGGGGCTGCTTTCTGTTACAGCAATGGGTATGACAATGGCGAATATGCATATTTCCTCCATCGGAGATATGCGTCATTTCAAAGAAAATATTTCTGTCCTATTAATTTCGACAATCTTTATTATGCTGACAGCCTCTTTGCAGGTGGAAACGCTGCTGGAGATTTTTAACCCGGCGATTATCGGGTACGTGCTGTTAATGCTCTTTGTCGTGCGACCGCTCTCGATCTGGCTCTCAACAATAGGGACCGATTTATCTATTCAGGAGCGGCTGCTCGTTGGCTGGATTGCCCCTAGGGGAATTGTTGCCTTGACTGTATCAGGCTACTTTGCTTCTGTCTTATTGGAAACGGGGTTTGAGGATGCAGAGATTTTAACGGCCCTGACGTTTGCGCTCGTATTTGCAACAGTATGCGCACACGGCTTTTCGATTGGGTTTGTTGCAAGAAAGCTTAAGTTGTCTAATGACGATGGCCCTGGCGTCATCGTGGTCGGTGGAAATGCTTTTACAAGGGGATTAGCAGAAGCATTGCACGAAATGAAAGTACCGGTGATGCTCGTGGATTCCACCTGGCGTAATCTGTCAGCAGCCAGACAAAGAGGTGTTCCGACATTCCACGGTGAAATTTTGTCAGAGCAGACAGAATACAGCCTGGATATGACGCCATACGAGTCCATTATTGCAGCGACACAACTGGACTCTTACAATGCTCTTGTCTGCTCAACGTTCACACCATCAATTGGTCGTAAGCACCTGTTTCAGGTTTCGATGGAACAGAACCATGATGCAGATCTCGCAGGTCTCAAATACACAGTGGGCGGCCGAATCCTGTTCAGAGAGGAAGCAACTCTGCAGGAGCTTAATCGCCGTGTTGAAAGTGGACATGTATTCAGAAAGACACAGATTACAGAACAGTATACGTACGAAAAATATAAAGAAGACATCAGTGAGGATGATTTACTGATCGGTGTCTTAAATAAATCAGGTCATTTTGAACCGTTTGTAAAGGATTGGGATGTTGCCATCAATGCTGGGGACACACTCATCCGCTTAAGCTCCGCGTCTAAAGATGTTGAAAAGGTAAAACAAAAGCTGAATGGTGAAAAATAA
- a CDS encoding Rossmann-fold NAD(P)-binding domain-containing protein, which yields MRKRTAVIIGAETAVGRELVKELCSREEYVEVIVLLQQRILVEHPKLSKRLIDFRYLEANHIGLVEDVFFCVQSSDWKNGDYDPLRAAVASKKSNIQQFIVLSSMGANPYSMFKSGRMHGIMEEQLKQLNLPSLHIFRPSILLTDPEEYQTSEVPSARLSGFAGWAMQGPLKSYKGIRASQVALAMAEKALNGEYPVFKIYKSGAIENTKRGENKT from the coding sequence ATGAGAAAGCGAACAGCTGTCATAATCGGCGCTGAAACTGCTGTGGGCAGGGAACTGGTGAAGGAACTTTGCTCCCGGGAGGAATATGTAGAGGTCATTGTTCTATTACAACAACGAATCCTTGTTGAACATCCAAAATTAAGTAAGCGTTTGATTGATTTCAGATACCTGGAGGCGAACCATATCGGATTGGTAGAGGATGTATTTTTCTGTGTGCAGTCGAGTGACTGGAAAAATGGAGATTATGATCCTTTGCGGGCTGCGGTGGCATCTAAAAAAAGCAATATCCAGCAGTTCATTGTTCTATCTTCAATGGGAGCCAATCCTTATTCAATGTTCAAGTCCGGCCGTATGCACGGGATCATGGAGGAACAATTGAAACAGCTCAATTTGCCTTCTTTACACATCTTCAGACCGTCTATTCTGTTAACAGATCCGGAAGAGTATCAAACATCAGAAGTACCTTCAGCCAGGTTATCGGGCTTCGCAGGCTGGGCTATGCAGGGACCGTTGAAATCCTATAAAGGAATAAGAGCTTCGCAGGTAGCACTGGCTATGGCTGAAAAAGCATTAAATGGAGAATATCCAGTATTTAAAATCTATAAGTCAGGCGCTATCGAAAATACAAAGCGTGGTGAAAATAAGACTTAA
- a CDS encoding transglutaminase family protein: protein MKYEITHTNTFKYSTRVDQSMNEIRLKPRSDECQRLLHYRAELTPASLTKEYSDIWGNHVESFFIAEMHESLEVKTISTVSIQRSPFIERIDYSPEMRSIFHSELFRKHYLAFLNQTAYTYLEADQVANIVNEIGDTENPVKFSLDLMKYLHGKFEYSPGVTNVNTQARESIETFKGVCQDYAHVMIGVLRAHGVPARYISGYLYVGENSALIGDAATHAWVEVMVPGIGWVGLDPTNNVEALENHIRVGVGRDYADVSPLQGVYRGGEQSLDVKVSVKLLDQ, encoded by the coding sequence ATGAAATACGAAATTACGCATACGAACACATTTAAATATTCAACAAGGGTTGATCAAAGTATGAACGAGATCCGCCTGAAGCCGAGATCGGACGAATGTCAGCGCCTGCTTCATTACCGGGCGGAACTGACGCCTGCTTCACTCACGAAAGAATACAGTGATATCTGGGGAAATCATGTGGAATCCTTTTTTATCGCGGAGATGCATGAATCTCTCGAGGTAAAAACCATTTCGACCGTGAGCATTCAGCGAAGTCCCTTTATTGAAAGAATTGACTATTCTCCGGAAATGAGATCCATTTTTCATTCCGAGCTGTTCAGAAAACATTATTTGGCTTTTTTAAATCAGACTGCTTATACGTATCTCGAAGCAGATCAGGTCGCTAACATTGTCAATGAAATCGGAGATACAGAAAATCCTGTTAAGTTCTCACTGGATTTAATGAAATATCTCCATGGAAAGTTCGAGTATTCACCTGGCGTAACAAACGTAAACACACAGGCCCGCGAGTCTATCGAAACCTTTAAAGGTGTCTGTCAGGATTACGCACACGTCATGATCGGCGTGCTGAGAGCCCACGGCGTACCTGCCCGTTATATCAGCGGTTATTTATATGTAGGAGAGAATTCTGCACTTATAGGAGATGCTGCCACGCATGCCTGGGTTGAGGTCATGGTCCCGGGAATCGGCTGGGTTGGCTTGGATCCTACCAATAATGTAGAAGCGCTCGAGAATCATATCCGGGTTGGAGTAGGACGTGATTATGCAGATGTCAGTCCTTTGCAGGGAGTCTATCGCGGAGGCGAACAGTCGCTTGATGTAAAGGTGAGTGTTAAGCTTCTGGACCAATAA
- a CDS encoding alpha-E domain-containing protein, which produces MLSRVADSLYWMSRNIERAENNARVLGVQLIQMLEASSEETLARHDWETVLEICGSNDQFNELYPNMSTNHLIEYLAFSENNANSILNCIRYARENARTTRDIIPNDLFEVWNNLYLDTQEMNIREGSLRDVKTFLERVKVASLTSQGIVDSMMTRGVPYRFFNIAKWLERAEKTARILNILNERSAEDMNKAEGTNYYYWRSALQLVNGYEEYLKKYPPRMNEKDVLTFMISDYAFPRSIQYCMDHIRESIISLEGGKVSHYSWRIYAALDSLIDEFDEHKIRSLKEDGISAFLDDFQNRCNDISQIFSETYYLVDPAVVP; this is translated from the coding sequence ATGCTCAGCAGAGTCGCTGATTCGCTTTACTGGATGTCGAGAAACATTGAGCGGGCTGAAAACAATGCACGCGTGCTCGGTGTCCAGCTGATTCAAATGCTTGAAGCCTCATCTGAAGAGACGCTGGCCCGTCACGATTGGGAGACGGTCCTTGAAATCTGCGGATCCAATGATCAGTTCAATGAGCTGTACCCGAATATGAGTACAAATCATCTGATTGAATATCTGGCTTTTTCAGAGAACAACGCTAATTCTATTTTGAATTGCATCCGTTATGCACGGGAAAATGCCCGTACAACACGTGATATCATTCCGAATGATTTATTTGAAGTATGGAATAATCTTTACCTTGATACACAGGAAATGAACATCAGGGAAGGATCACTGAGGGATGTGAAAACGTTTCTTGAGCGGGTAAAAGTCGCGTCACTGACCTCTCAGGGGATCGTTGATTCGATGATGACAAGAGGTGTTCCATACCGGTTTTTTAATATTGCTAAATGGCTGGAGCGTGCTGAGAAAACGGCACGGATTTTGAATATACTAAATGAACGCTCAGCAGAAGATATGAACAAAGCAGAGGGAACGAATTATTATTATTGGAGATCGGCTTTGCAGCTGGTTAACGGATATGAGGAATATCTGAAAAAATATCCGCCACGTATGAATGAAAAAGATGTTTTAACGTTTATGATCTCAGACTATGCCTTTCCGAGATCGATCCAGTATTGTATGGATCACATAAGGGAATCCATTATTTCGCTTGAAGGCGGTAAGGTGTCCCATTATTCGTGGAGGATCTACGCAGCGCTTGACTCGTTAATCGATGAGTTTGATGAGCACAAAATCCGCTCATTAAAAGAAGATGGAATCAGCGCGTTTCTTGACGATTTTCAAAACCGCTGTAACGACATCAGCCAGATTTTCTCTGAAACGTATTACCTTGTTGACCCGGCTGTTGTCCCTTGA